The proteins below come from a single Acidovorax sp. NCPPB 4044 genomic window:
- a CDS encoding 5-carboxymethyl-2-hydroxymuconate Delta-isomerase has translation MPHLVIEYTDNLRPFPEAQILEAVNASLTASPEILAESDLKSRYITTDRFAIGTQPEGRAFVHAQLRLLSGRSPEAKQDLAGRVGAVLRAHTPKPEGLAVQLSVEIVDMDRGSYVKEKL, from the coding sequence ATGCCCCACCTCGTCATCGAGTACACCGACAACCTGCGCCCCTTCCCGGAAGCCCAGATCCTCGAAGCCGTCAACGCCTCGCTCACCGCCAGCCCCGAGATCCTGGCCGAGTCCGACCTCAAGAGCCGCTACATCACCACCGACCGCTTCGCCATCGGCACGCAGCCCGAAGGCCGCGCCTTCGTGCATGCGCAGCTGCGCCTGCTCTCGGGCCGCTCGCCCGAAGCCAAACAGGACCTCGCCGGCCGCGTGGGTGCCGTGCTGCGCGCGCACACGCCCAAGCCCGAAGGCCTGGCGGTGCAGCTCAGCGTGGAGATCGTGGACATGGACCGCGGCTCCTACGTGAAAGAGAAGCTCTGA
- the nadA gene encoding quinolinate synthase NadA, with product MTATAIKDVEYEQPEGTSPGAACATRHAWARVPAEPAPAERAALLDRIRRLLREKNAVMVSHYYVHPDLQDLAEETGGIVSDSLEMARFGRDHAAQTLVVSGVRFMGETAKILSPEKTVLMPDLDATCSLDLGCPVDAFSAFCDQHPDRTVVVYANTSAAVKARADWLVTSSCALEIVSALKDAGHRILWAPDRHLGAYIQRETGADMLFWNGACIVHDEFKAFELEALMRDHPQAKVLVHPESPAEVVALADAVGSTSAILKAAREMDAREFIVATDNGMLHKLRTLNPGKVFHEAPTAGNSATCKSCAHCPWMAMNGLADVARVLETGANAVHVDPALIPRARQPIDRMLAFTAALKGGQPAGALVPRIGAA from the coding sequence ATGACCGCCACCGCCATCAAGGACGTGGAATACGAGCAGCCCGAGGGCACCAGCCCCGGCGCCGCCTGTGCCACCCGCCATGCCTGGGCCCGCGTGCCCGCCGAACCCGCGCCGGCCGAGCGCGCCGCGCTGCTGGACCGCATCCGGCGCCTGCTGCGCGAGAAGAACGCCGTGATGGTGTCGCACTACTACGTGCACCCCGACCTGCAGGACCTGGCCGAGGAGACCGGCGGCATCGTGAGCGATTCGCTGGAGATGGCGCGCTTCGGCCGCGACCATGCCGCGCAGACGCTGGTCGTCTCCGGCGTGCGCTTCATGGGCGAGACAGCCAAGATTCTCTCGCCCGAGAAGACGGTGCTCATGCCCGACCTGGACGCCACCTGCTCCCTGGACCTGGGGTGCCCGGTGGACGCCTTCAGCGCCTTCTGCGACCAGCACCCGGACCGCACCGTGGTGGTGTATGCCAACACCAGCGCGGCCGTGAAGGCGCGCGCCGACTGGCTCGTCACGTCGAGCTGCGCGCTGGAGATCGTCTCGGCGCTCAAGGACGCGGGGCACCGGATCCTCTGGGCGCCCGACCGGCACCTGGGCGCCTACATCCAGCGCGAGACGGGCGCGGACATGCTGTTCTGGAACGGTGCGTGCATCGTGCACGACGAGTTCAAGGCCTTCGAACTGGAGGCGCTGATGCGCGACCACCCGCAGGCCAAGGTGCTGGTGCACCCCGAGAGCCCTGCCGAGGTGGTGGCGCTGGCCGATGCGGTGGGCTCCACCAGCGCGATCCTGAAGGCCGCCCGCGAGATGGATGCGCGCGAGTTCATCGTGGCCACCGACAACGGCATGCTGCACAAGCTGCGCACCCTCAACCCCGGCAAGGTGTTCCACGAGGCACCCACGGCCGGCAACAGCGCCACCTGCAAGAGCTGCGCGCACTGCCCCTGGATGGCGATGAACGGCCTGGCCGACGTGGCGCGGGTGCTGGAGACGGGCGCCAACGCCGTCCATGTGGACCCGGCGCTGATTCCGCGCGCGCGCCAGCCGATCGACCGCATGCTGGCGTTCACCGCCGCGCTCAAGGGCGGCCAGCCCGCGGGCGCCCTGGTGCCGCGCATCGGCGCGGCATGA
- the panB gene encoding 3-methyl-2-oxobutanoate hydroxymethyltransferase, producing the protein MTTANAASAAAPGTPYGTLPPASPLPQRRPVSLPRLAQMREAGEKIAMLTAYDATFAAVADAAGVECILVGDSLGMVCQGLPSTVGVSLDTMAYHTASVARGLNRVQGTAWLVADLPYGSYAESPEQALRSACVLMQAGAHMVKLEGGGWTAPTVQFLVERGIPVCAHLGLTPQTVHALGGYRVQGKDEDAARLLRQQARELQDAGASMLVLEMVPAGLARELTEALPRCHTIGIGAGSGTAGQVLVLHDMLGMNLGRMPRFVHDFMAEAGNVRGAIEAYVAAVKAGRFPDDAVHAW; encoded by the coding sequence ATGACCACCGCCAACGCCGCTTCCGCTGCCGCCCCCGGCACCCCCTACGGCACGCTGCCGCCCGCGTCGCCCCTGCCCCAGCGCCGCCCCGTGAGCCTGCCGCGGCTCGCGCAGATGCGCGAGGCCGGCGAGAAGATCGCCATGCTCACCGCCTACGACGCCACCTTCGCGGCCGTGGCCGATGCGGCGGGCGTGGAATGCATCCTGGTGGGCGATTCGCTCGGCATGGTCTGCCAGGGCCTGCCCAGCACGGTGGGCGTGTCGCTGGACACCATGGCCTACCACACGGCCAGCGTGGCGCGCGGCCTGAACCGCGTGCAGGGCACCGCCTGGCTCGTGGCCGACCTGCCCTACGGCAGCTACGCCGAGAGCCCCGAGCAGGCCCTGCGCAGCGCCTGCGTGCTGATGCAGGCCGGCGCGCACATGGTCAAGCTCGAAGGCGGCGGCTGGACCGCGCCCACCGTGCAGTTCCTCGTGGAGCGCGGCATCCCGGTGTGCGCCCACCTCGGCCTTACGCCGCAGACCGTGCACGCGCTCGGTGGCTACCGCGTGCAGGGCAAGGACGAAGACGCCGCGCGCCTGCTGCGCCAGCAGGCGCGCGAACTGCAGGATGCCGGCGCCTCCATGCTGGTGCTGGAGATGGTGCCGGCCGGCCTGGCACGCGAACTCACCGAAGCCCTGCCGCGCTGCCACACCATCGGCATCGGCGCGGGCAGCGGCACCGCGGGCCAGGTGCTGGTCCTGCACGACATGCTGGGCATGAACCTCGGCCGCATGCCGCGCTTCGTGCACGACTTCATGGCCGAAGCCGGTAACGTGCGCGGCGCCATCGAAGCCTATGTGGCGGCGGTCAAGGCCGGACGCTTCCCCGACGATGCCGTGCATGCCTGGTGA
- the queE gene encoding 7-carboxy-7-deazaguanine synthase, with amino-acid sequence MTYSVKEIFYTLQGEGGQAGTPAVFCRFAGCNLWSGREEDRSSAVCRFCDTDFVGTDGTLGGKYATADALADVVAAQWPAHDADHRLVVVTGGEPLLQLDAPLIDALHARGLRIAVESNGTLAAPPGIDWLCISPKAGAPWVQREGQELKLVWPQPGFDLAALESQTRFTHRFLQPMDGPEQAAHTALCIDACLERPAWRLSLQTHKLTGIR; translated from the coding sequence ATGACCTACAGCGTCAAGGAAATCTTCTACACCCTGCAGGGCGAAGGCGGCCAGGCCGGCACGCCCGCCGTGTTCTGCCGCTTCGCGGGCTGCAACCTCTGGAGCGGCCGCGAGGAAGACCGCAGCAGCGCCGTCTGCCGCTTCTGCGATACCGACTTCGTGGGCACCGACGGCACGCTGGGCGGCAAGTACGCCACGGCCGATGCGCTGGCCGACGTGGTCGCCGCCCAGTGGCCCGCGCACGATGCCGACCACCGCCTCGTGGTCGTCACGGGCGGCGAGCCGCTGCTGCAGCTCGACGCGCCCCTCATCGACGCGCTGCATGCGCGGGGCCTGCGCATCGCCGTGGAGAGCAACGGCACGCTCGCCGCGCCGCCCGGCATCGACTGGCTCTGCATCAGCCCCAAGGCCGGCGCGCCCTGGGTGCAGCGCGAAGGGCAGGAGCTCAAGCTGGTGTGGCCCCAGCCCGGGTTCGATCTCGCCGCGCTGGAATCGCAGACGCGCTTCACCCACCGCTTCCTGCAGCCCATGGACGGGCCCGAACAGGCGGCGCACACGGCCCTCTGCATCGACGCCTGCCTGGAGCGCCCCGCCTGGCGCCTGAGCCTGCAGACCCACAAACTCACGGGCATCCGCTGA
- the nadC gene encoding carboxylating nicotinate-nucleotide diphosphorylase, with the protein MQKSDLSRDLFADPGFVDRLAQADVARALQEDVGEGDLTAGLVDAGRRVRARVLARESAVICGGPWAEAAIRALDPGARIEWQVGEGQRCAADEVVLVVEGSARALLSAERTALNFLQLLSAVATKTATYVEAVRGTGTRIVDTRKTLPGLRLAQKYAVRAGGGTNHRIGLHDAVLIKENHIAAAGGVTAVLQSARAVADRAAFVQIEVETLEQLQEALAAGASMLLLDNMPLPMLQEAVRIAAGRAVLEISGGVTLDGLRALAETGVDRISIGTLTKDVRAVDFSMRMQDIA; encoded by the coding sequence ATGCAAAAAAGCGACCTTTCCCGAGACCTCTTCGCCGACCCCGGATTCGTGGACCGCCTGGCGCAGGCCGATGTGGCCCGCGCGCTGCAGGAGGACGTGGGCGAGGGCGATCTGACGGCCGGCCTGGTCGATGCCGGGCGCCGCGTCCGGGCCCGTGTGCTCGCGCGCGAATCCGCCGTCATCTGCGGCGGGCCGTGGGCGGAGGCCGCCATCCGCGCGCTGGACCCTGGCGCGCGCATCGAATGGCAGGTGGGCGAGGGCCAGCGCTGCGCGGCCGACGAGGTGGTGCTGGTGGTCGAAGGCAGCGCCCGCGCGCTGCTGAGCGCCGAGCGCACGGCCCTCAACTTCCTGCAACTGCTCTCCGCCGTGGCGACCAAGACGGCCACCTACGTCGAGGCCGTGCGCGGCACCGGCACGCGCATCGTCGATACGCGCAAGACCTTGCCGGGCCTGCGCCTCGCGCAGAAATACGCGGTGCGCGCGGGCGGTGGCACCAACCACCGCATCGGGCTGCACGACGCCGTGCTCATCAAGGAAAACCACATCGCCGCGGCCGGTGGCGTCACCGCCGTGCTGCAGTCCGCGCGTGCCGTGGCCGATCGCGCGGCCTTCGTGCAGATCGAGGTCGAGACGCTGGAGCAGCTGCAGGAGGCGCTCGCCGCCGGCGCGTCCATGCTGCTGCTGGACAACATGCCCCTGCCCATGCTGCAGGAAGCCGTGCGCATCGCTGCGGGCCGCGCGGTTCTGGAGATCTCCGGCGGCGTCACGCTGGACGGCCTGCGCGCGCTCGCCGAAACCGGCGTGGACCGCATTTCCATCGGCACGCTCACCAAGGACGTGCGGGCCGTGGACTTTTCCATGCGCATGCAGGACATCGCCTGA
- a CDS encoding 6-pyruvoyl trahydropterin synthase family protein, with amino-acid sequence MLFTVHQRFFFDAAHTLQREIEAEGSRRIHGHTYHAEISVTGPRHPATGMVIDLGHLRARCTQLRERLDHHLLDEVPGLGPATLENLCVFIADALSDLDPPPSRVRVWREAVGDGCVLDLARPRG; translated from the coding sequence ATGCTGTTCACCGTCCACCAACGCTTCTTCTTCGATGCCGCGCACACGCTGCAGCGCGAGATCGAGGCCGAGGGCAGCCGCCGCATCCACGGCCACACCTACCACGCCGAGATCTCCGTCACCGGCCCGCGCCATCCCGCCACGGGCATGGTGATCGACCTGGGCCACCTGCGCGCGCGCTGCACGCAGTTGCGCGAACGGCTCGACCACCACCTCCTGGACGAGGTGCCCGGCCTGGGCCCCGCCACGCTCGAGAACCTGTGCGTGTTCATCGCCGATGCGCTCTCCGACCTCGACCCGCCGCCCAGCCGCGTGCGCGTGTGGCGCGAAGCCGTCGGCGACGGCTGCGTGCTCGACCTGGCCCGGCCGCGCGGCTGA
- a CDS encoding SWIM zinc finger family protein, producing MPVLSPSWLSCLSDAALQRMSGSAVFGRGRTYAVSGAIETLEASAPRPGEQAALAAVVHGTQAYRVRVWIDADDELDGACNCPHAQEGNFCKHLVALSLAWRAEQGGEAAPSDPEAARKVTAAAKRAHTQAERREALHRFVGQQTARDLAERLWSWAERDSDLMADLKAWAAEQQAEDDPKALRGAITDLLKVRGDGLDWRESVAYARRAARVPAMLRPWLGRDPDALRDLCEHALRRLYKAAADADDSDGEIGGVMEDMMALLAAALRAAPPPAAWADRWFALMDEDPWGLWDESAILDAAGPTVCARHAERARRDWEEWLRSHPPAEPYTGRVRRMVVDRDTLRRSELRRRHLEGIRRQGDPRALRDAMVASLDEAWDFLELVALCEDQNWHREALQWAQAGASRHPRDQRLEDALLRCYERDGWDEEALAIHRRRMEQYPSPMAYAKVLEAAKRAGCDPAAYRAELFAWAESREAPGTPAVRKAASGSGSVAPERIVTVRVQWLIADGDLDAALALARKTGARCDPQVLETLAQQLPAGQDAQAVELLQRVFTHAMAVASSPYARPLELVRAMVARMPPDVRSRWLASLSAEYKPKRNFVAGLP from the coding sequence ATGCCCGTTCTATCTCCTTCCTGGCTCTCCTGCCTGTCCGATGCCGCATTGCAGCGCATGAGCGGGTCTGCGGTCTTCGGCCGGGGGCGCACCTACGCGGTCAGCGGCGCCATCGAGACGTTGGAGGCATCGGCGCCGCGGCCGGGTGAGCAGGCGGCGCTGGCGGCCGTGGTGCATGGCACCCAGGCGTATCGCGTGCGTGTGTGGATCGATGCAGATGACGAACTCGATGGCGCCTGCAATTGCCCGCACGCCCAGGAAGGCAACTTCTGCAAGCACCTCGTGGCGCTGTCGCTGGCCTGGCGTGCCGAGCAGGGAGGCGAGGCCGCACCATCCGATCCGGAGGCGGCCCGCAAGGTGACCGCCGCAGCGAAGCGCGCGCACACGCAGGCCGAGCGCCGCGAAGCCCTGCACCGTTTCGTGGGGCAGCAGACGGCGCGGGATTTGGCGGAGCGCCTGTGGTCATGGGCGGAGCGCGACAGCGACCTGATGGCCGACCTGAAGGCTTGGGCGGCGGAGCAGCAGGCGGAGGACGACCCCAAGGCCCTGCGCGGCGCCATCACCGATCTGCTGAAGGTGCGCGGCGATGGCCTGGACTGGCGCGAATCCGTGGCCTATGCGCGCCGCGCCGCGCGTGTACCGGCGATGCTGCGGCCCTGGCTGGGCCGCGACCCGGACGCGCTGCGGGACCTGTGCGAGCACGCGCTACGCCGCCTGTACAAGGCGGCGGCCGATGCCGACGACTCCGATGGCGAGATCGGCGGCGTTATGGAGGACATGATGGCCCTGCTGGCCGCTGCGCTGCGCGCCGCGCCGCCTCCGGCGGCCTGGGCGGACCGGTGGTTTGCGTTGATGGACGAGGACCCTTGGGGCCTGTGGGACGAGTCCGCCATTCTCGATGCCGCCGGGCCCACCGTGTGCGCGCGCCATGCCGAGCGGGCGCGCCGGGATTGGGAGGAATGGCTGCGCAGTCATCCGCCCGCGGAGCCTTACACCGGCCGGGTGCGGCGCATGGTGGTCGATCGGGACACCCTCCGGCGCAGCGAACTGCGGCGCCGCCATCTCGAGGGCATCCGCCGGCAGGGCGACCCGCGCGCGTTGCGCGACGCTATGGTCGCGAGCCTCGACGAGGCCTGGGACTTCCTCGAACTCGTGGCCTTGTGCGAGGACCAGAACTGGCACCGGGAGGCCCTCCAGTGGGCGCAGGCCGGCGCTAGCCGGCATCCACGCGACCAGCGGCTGGAGGATGCCCTGCTGCGCTGCTACGAGCGCGACGGCTGGGACGAAGAGGCGCTGGCCATCCATCGGCGGCGCATGGAGCAGTACCCTTCGCCGATGGCATATGCGAAGGTCCTGGAGGCGGCGAAACGCGCGGGGTGCGACCCCGCTGCCTACCGAGCCGAACTGTTTGCCTGGGCAGAGAGCCGGGAGGCGCCGGGGACACCGGCGGTGCGCAAGGCCGCTTCCGGGTCGGGGAGCGTAGCGCCAGAGCGCATCGTCACCGTGCGTGTGCAGTGGCTGATCGCCGATGGCGACCTGGATGCCGCGCTGGCCCTGGCGCGGAAAACGGGGGCGCGCTGTGATCCGCAGGTGCTCGAAACGCTGGCGCAGCAATTGCCCGCAGGGCAGGATGCGCAGGCCGTGGAACTGCTGCAGCGTGTTTTCACGCATGCGATGGCTGTGGCGTCGTCCCCCTATGCCCGGCCCCTGGAACTGGTGCGGGCCATGGTGGCGCGCATGCCGCCCGATGTCCGATCGCGATGGCTTGCATCCCTGAGCGCCGAATACAAGCCCAAGCGCAATTTCGTTGCTGGCCTGCCCTGA
- a CDS encoding chorismate-binding protein, translated as MASRIDFSTPLDPAAPRLRHAFGTPREVWVARSPDEVRGVLEAVQAAAARGDWCVGYLRYEAAAAFDAALITHAPEGPLAWFAVHGAPQPGTEAAGAAQDLARVGNWTGLERGAFDAAFARIQQAIRDGELYQVNFTAPLRGRFEGSPAALFDALRRAQPGGYAAHIEAEGEQVLSVSPELFFDWRSAGAQGGTILARPMKGTAPRGATPEADAAHAEHLRTAPKERAENVMIVDLLRNDLSRIAEPHSVRVPTLFHTQALPTVWQMTSDVTARTRPGLGLWDVFAALFPCGSVTGAPKVQAMRTIRSLEAAPRGIYCGAIGVVRPDGPPGAGGIAATFNVPIRTVVLRGADATCGIGSGITSDAQAAAEWREWRHKRAFVERASQPFELLETLALEAGRFRHRADHLARMAASAAHFGFCWDAARVQNCLDALARQHPEGLWRTRLLLDAAGAPRAEAFACAAVPTPVRLRLADRAFEAAHGEFVRHKTTRRAHYAAFAPTQPGVFDTVLWNEAGEITEGTFGNIAALLDGRWVTPPLASGLLPGVGRAVALREGRIGEAVLRVEDLPRVQGWAFLNSLRGWLPATLD; from the coding sequence ATGGCGTCCCGCATCGACTTCTCCACCCCGCTGGACCCGGCCGCGCCGCGCCTGCGCCACGCCTTCGGCACGCCGCGCGAGGTGTGGGTGGCGCGGTCGCCGGACGAGGTGCGCGGCGTGCTGGAGGCCGTGCAGGCCGCCGCCGCCCGGGGCGATTGGTGCGTGGGCTACCTGCGCTACGAGGCGGCGGCCGCCTTCGACGCGGCCCTCATCACCCATGCGCCCGAGGGGCCGCTGGCCTGGTTCGCGGTGCATGGCGCGCCGCAGCCTGGCACGGAGGCGGCCGGAGCGGCGCAGGATCTGGCGCGCGTGGGAAACTGGACGGGCCTGGAGCGCGGGGCCTTCGATGCCGCCTTCGCCCGCATCCAGCAGGCCATCCGCGACGGCGAGCTGTACCAGGTCAACTTCACCGCGCCGCTGCGCGGGCGCTTCGAGGGCAGCCCGGCCGCGCTGTTCGATGCCCTGCGGCGCGCGCAGCCGGGCGGGTACGCGGCCCATATCGAAGCGGAGGGCGAGCAGGTGCTGTCGGTGTCGCCCGAGCTGTTCTTCGACTGGCGGTCGGCTGGCGCGCAGGGCGGCACCATTCTCGCGCGGCCCATGAAGGGCACGGCGCCGCGCGGTGCCACGCCCGAGGCCGACGCGGCCCATGCGGAGCACCTGCGCACGGCGCCCAAGGAGCGCGCCGAGAACGTGATGATCGTGGACCTGCTGCGCAACGACCTCTCGCGCATCGCCGAGCCGCACAGCGTGCGCGTGCCCACGCTCTTCCACACCCAGGCGCTGCCCACCGTGTGGCAGATGACCTCGGACGTCACCGCGCGCACGCGCCCCGGGCTGGGCCTGTGGGACGTGTTCGCGGCGCTGTTCCCGTGCGGCTCGGTCACCGGGGCGCCCAAGGTGCAGGCCATGCGCACCATCCGCAGCCTGGAGGCCGCGCCGCGCGGCATCTACTGCGGCGCCATCGGCGTGGTGCGGCCCGACGGGCCCCCGGGCGCGGGCGGAATCGCCGCCACCTTCAACGTGCCCATCCGCACCGTGGTGCTGCGCGGTGCGGACGCCACCTGCGGTATCGGCAGTGGCATCACCTCCGACGCGCAGGCGGCGGCCGAGTGGAGGGAATGGCGCCACAAGCGCGCCTTCGTGGAGCGTGCGAGCCAGCCGTTCGAGCTGCTGGAAACCCTGGCGCTGGAGGCAGGGCGCTTTCGCCACCGGGCCGACCACCTCGCGCGCATGGCTGCTTCGGCCGCGCACTTCGGCTTCTGCTGGGACGCGGCGCGCGTGCAGAACTGCCTGGACGCGCTGGCGCGCCAGCACCCCGAGGGACTCTGGCGCACGCGCCTGCTGCTGGACGCCGCGGGCGCGCCGCGCGCCGAGGCGTTCGCGTGCGCAGCGGTGCCCACCCCCGTGCGCCTGCGGCTGGCCGACCGCGCCTTCGAAGCCGCCCACGGCGAATTCGTGCGCCACAAGACCACGCGCCGGGCGCACTACGCGGCCTTCGCGCCCACGCAGCCCGGCGTGTTCGACACGGTGCTCTGGAACGAGGCCGGCGAGATCACCGAAGGCACCTTCGGCAACATCGCGGCGCTGCTGGACGGCCGCTGGGTTACGCCTCCGCTGGCCAGCGGCCTGTTGCCCGGCGTGGGCCGCGCGGTGGCGCTGCGCGAAGGGCGCATCGGCGAGGCCGTGCTGCGGGTGGAAGACCTGCCGCGCGTGCAGGGCTGGGCGTTCCTCAACAGCCTGCGGGGCTGGCTGCCGGCCACGCTGGACTGA